AAACATTGATGTACTGCGTAAGCATGTACGTGAGCATTTACCAAAAGCGACCCATCACTTCCCTGAAGAGTACGTGACGGATCGCTCGCAGCGCTTTATGGCGTCTGAGATTATCCGTGAAAAGCTGATGAGATTCACAGGCGAAGAGCTACCTTATTCAGTAACGGTTGAAATAGAGCGCTTCGATTACAACCCAGACAACGATGGCTTCCACATCAACGCCCTGATTCTTGTTGAACGAACGGGTCAAAAGAAAATGGTGATTGGTAAAGCGGGCGAGAAGATCAAAACGATTGGTCGTGAAGCGCGTATTGATATGGAAGATCTATTTGGCCGTAAGGTTTACTTAGAAACTTGGGTCAAGGTTAAATCGGGTTGGGCTGATGATGAGCGTGCACTTCGTTCATTAGGTTACATCGACGATCTATAATATATTGAACGTCACTTTCTGATATCACGAAAGTTGAACTTAATATAATTTCTAGAGAGAGTGCGAACTCTCTCTTTTTGTATCTGTAAGAAGGGTAAGTGATTGAGCGAAGGTTTACATCGATGCTTTGTGTTGCACCGTCGACCATACAGTGAGTCGAGTCTGATTTTGGACGTCTTCAGCGAAGAGTTCGGTCGGGTGACCTTGATGTCTAAAGGCGCTCGAAGCAAGCGTTCCAATTTGAAAGGTGCATTACAACCTTTTACGCCGCTATTGCTAAAGTGGTCTGGCAACAGTTCAATGAAAACCTTACGTCAAGCTGAGCCAATTAGTTTAGGGCTTCCTCTTACGGGGATAAACTTGTATTCAGCGATGTACGTGAATGAGCTGATTGGTCGAGTGTTGATGGCCGAAGTACCAATGCCTGCACTTTTTCATGACTATCTTCATGCTTTAACAGAACTGGCCCATAATGAAAATCCGGAGCCAGCATTGCGTCGTTTTGAGTTGGCTCTACTATCCGCGATGGGATATGGCGTCGACTTTTTGCATTGCGCTGGTAGCGGTGAACTGGTCGCGCCAAACATGACTTATCGATACCGAGAACAGAAAGGTTTTATTGCTTCAGTGCGTCGAGATAATCTGACATTTATGGGCGATGAACTTATCGCAATCAGCGAGCGTAGGTTTATCACTAAAGAACAGTTAAAAGCAGCAAAACGCTTTACACGCATAGCCTTAAAGCCGTATCTTGGCGGCAAACCATTAAAAAGCAGAGAGCTATTTATGCCAACAATAGCCCTCTCTAGAGCACGGAGTATTGGAAAATGAGCTCAATCCTTTTAGGCGTTAATATCGATCATATTGCAACACTACGTAATGCACGTGGGACTAAATACCCAGATCCAGTACATGCAGCTGAGATTGCTGAACGTGCAGGCGCTGATGGCATTACCATCCATTTACGTGAAGATCGTCGCCATATCGTTGATCGTGATGTGCGTATTCTGGCTGAAACTATTCAAACGCGAATGAATTTAGAGATGGCTGTGACGGACGAAATGGTTCAAATTGCACTCGATACTAATCCTGAGTTCGTTTGCTTGGTTCCTGAGAAACGTGAAGAGCTGACCACTGAAGGTGGCTTAGACGTTGTCGGCCAACTTGAAAAGATCAAAGCGGCGACGGAAAAACTGTCAGCTGCAGGTATTAAGGTGTCGCTATTTATTGATGCGGATCGTCAGCAAATCGATGCAGCTAAAGTATGTGGTGCGCCGTTCATTGAGCTTCATACTGGTCATTACGCTGATGCGAAAACAGAAGAAGATCAGCAAGATGAACTGAAAAAGATTGCAGCTGGCGCAAGCTATGCTGACGATCTTGGTATCACTGTCAATGCGGGTCATGGCCTGACTTACCACAACGTAGCACCTATTGCGGCGCTTCCTGAGATTTATGAGCTGAATATTGGCCACTCGATCATGGGACGTGCTGTCTTTGATGGCTTGAACAGAGCCGTTGCAGATATGAAATCTGTTATGGAAACAGCACGTAATAACAAGTAGTTAGGTAAGCGGTAACTTAGGTAAGCGGTAACCATAAGCGACAAATTGAGTCGTAGCATGTTGAGTAGTAACGAGTTGAGTAGTAAAGGTTAATAATGGCTGTTGTTGGATTAGGTACCGATATCGCAGAAATTGAACGCATAGAGAAGGCACTATCACGAAGTGGGGACGCTTTTGCTCAGCGTATTTTGACGAGTTCTGAATTTGAAGTATTTCAGAAAATTAAGCAAAAAGGGCGCTACCTTGCAAAGCGTTTTGCCGCAAAAGAAGCGGCATCTAAAGCGTTAGGTACGGGGATTGCCCTTGGTGTGACCTTTCATGACTTCGAGATTTCAAATGATGAACATGGTAAGCCAGTATTGATCCTACATAAGAAAGCTCGTGAAATCGCCGATACGAGTGGAACCAGGTCGATCCACCTCACTATCTCGGATGAGCGCCACTATGCTGTGGCAACGGTATTACTCGAATCCTAAACCTGTTGCCGCTAATCTAAATCTAGTGCCTAATTAATCAGCAAACATAAAAAAGCAGAGTCCATGAGCTCTGCTTTTTTATTGGTTTGTATTCTTAGTCGTTAAACGTTAAACGTTAAACGCTAAATCGCTAACTAGATATCAGATGCTAGATGGTTTTAAATAATGAACCGCGGTTGCTTGAACCTTATCTAACTCATCCTGAAGTTCAAAAAGCTCCGGTTCAATATCTTCAATGGAAATGCCAGAACGCAGCTCTTTCTCTATCGTTGCACATACCGATTTAAGCCTTGGTACACCACTATATGAGCTGCTGCCATGCATCTTGTGGATAATGTGTATTAGTTCTTCAACAGGGTAATCACTATCTTCTATCGCTTTCTCTGTTGCCTCATAAACCTCAGGAATAAAGTCCACTAGCATTTGCAACATATCTCGTGCAAGGTCTTCTTTATTGGCTGCTTGTTTCATTGCAGCTTGCCAATCTATGATGATGTTTTTGTGCACACTTATTTCACTTTCTGATATTTGGCTATGATCGATTTCTACTGAAACTGCTGGGTGGTCTGGGTCTATTTTTTCGATATGCTCAACCTCAGAGGTTGGGCTCCAATGAATCAGAACCTGTTGTAATATATGTTCTTCAATAGGTTTCGTTAGGTAGTCATCCATGCCCGCTTCAAGCAACCGGTCACGTTCGCCAATCATGGCATGAGCGGTCACTGCAATGATCGGAGTATTCGCATTATTCGCTAGTTTTTTGATATTCTGACAAGCGGTCACACCATCCATTTGTGGCATTTGAATGTCCATGAAGATGATATCAAATGGTGTTTCTGTCGCTTTGTCGATTGCCTGCTGACCGCTAGTGCAACTGATGACGGTTTCTACGCGTTCTTTCAGTAGTGCGGTAATCAATTTAAGGTTTGCAGGGTTGTCATCGACAGCCAATACGGTGAATGGAAGCTTCTCTTCCGAGTGCGTTTCAATCGCCGGCGCAATCAAGGTTGGAGCTTGGTTCGATACTAGGGTTTGCAGCAGTTTCTTACGAGAAAGAGGCTTGGTGATGCACTGAACATCCACCTCTTTCATCAATTGTTCACCTAACGCTAATTCGGTACTTGGTGTACCAATAATTACGTTCTGAGCTATTTTTTTAGCGCCAATAGCCCAACCACTTACGGTATCAAATTGGTATTCTTGGTTTGATGCAAGGTTTAGCAGAACGTAGTCATACGAGGTTGACTCGTCAGGCATCACCGAGCGATAAGTGACCACAAGCCCTTCTTGGGTTAAGATCTGTTGGGTAATTGACGCTGCTTGCATGTTTGGTTCGATCAACAGTAGTTGTTTGTTTTGCAGGCACTGAGTTTCAATCAGCTCCGTCATCGGCATATCAGTGGTAGAAAGCCTCAACGTAAACCAGAAGGTTGAACCCTGGTGAAGGCGACTGGTTAGACTGATTTCACCACCCATTTGGCTCACCAATTTTTGGGTGATAACCAGACCTAAACCTGTACCACCATAACGACGAGAAATACTTGCATCTGCTTGACTAAAGGCTTGGAAAAGCTGAGCTTGTTGACGTTCAGATATACC
The Vibrio kanaloae genome window above contains:
- the recO gene encoding DNA repair protein RecO; its protein translation is MSEGLHRCFVLHRRPYSESSLILDVFSEEFGRVTLMSKGARSKRSNLKGALQPFTPLLLKWSGNSSMKTLRQAEPISLGLPLTGINLYSAMYVNELIGRVLMAEVPMPALFHDYLHALTELAHNENPEPALRRFELALLSAMGYGVDFLHCAGSGELVAPNMTYRYREQKGFIASVRRDNLTFMGDELIAISERRFITKEQLKAAKRFTRIALKPYLGGKPLKSRELFMPTIALSRARSIGK
- the pdxJ gene encoding pyridoxine 5'-phosphate synthase, yielding MSSILLGVNIDHIATLRNARGTKYPDPVHAAEIAERAGADGITIHLREDRRHIVDRDVRILAETIQTRMNLEMAVTDEMVQIALDTNPEFVCLVPEKREELTTEGGLDVVGQLEKIKAATEKLSAAGIKVSLFIDADRQQIDAAKVCGAPFIELHTGHYADAKTEEDQQDELKKIAAGASYADDLGITVNAGHGLTYHNVAPIAALPEIYELNIGHSIMGRAVFDGLNRAVADMKSVMETARNNK
- the acpS gene encoding holo-ACP synthase, translating into MAVVGLGTDIAEIERIEKALSRSGDAFAQRILTSSEFEVFQKIKQKGRYLAKRFAAKEAASKALGTGIALGVTFHDFEISNDEHGKPVLILHKKAREIADTSGTRSIHLTISDERHYAVATVLLES
- the barA gene encoding two-component sensor histidine kinase BarA; the protein is MTRYGLRARVITLTLAPTLIIGLLLSAFFSFNRYQDLEGQVVNTGTSIIEPLAIASESGMQLESRESVRQLISYAHRKNSKLVRSIAVFDERHELFVTSNFHPDFESLTYPKDKPIPHLSSSNLLDNTLILRTPIIAEGQYINSANGQSQANQAIGYIAIELDLSSLRLQQYQEVFSAFLVLVLGLGLSGVFAFRLMHDVTQPITHMKNMVDRIRRGHLDVRIEGKMHGELDSLKNGINAMAVSLSEYHVEMQHSIDQATSDLRETLEQLEIQNVELDIAKKRAQEAARVKSEFLANMSHELRTPLNGVIGFTRQMLKTHLSNSQTDYLQTIERSANNLLSIINDILDFSKLEAGKLALENIPFEFQSSLEEVVNLQATNAHEKGLELTLKIDPKVPPGVVGDPLRIQQILTNLVGNSIKFTEHGNIDISVELRSQSEDNIELQFMVRDTGIGISERQQAQLFQAFSQADASISRRYGGTGLGLVITQKLVSQMGGEISLTSRLHQGSTFWFTLRLSTTDMPMTELIETQCLQNKQLLLIEPNMQAASITQQILTQEGLVVTYRSVMPDESTSYDYVLLNLASNQEYQFDTVSGWAIGAKKIAQNVIIGTPSTELALGEQLMKEVDVQCITKPLSRKKLLQTLVSNQAPTLIAPAIETHSEEKLPFTVLAVDDNPANLKLITALLKERVETVISCTSGQQAIDKATETPFDIIFMDIQMPQMDGVTACQNIKKLANNANTPIIAVTAHAMIGERDRLLEAGMDDYLTKPIEEHILQQVLIHWSPTSEVEHIEKIDPDHPAVSVEIDHSQISESEISVHKNIIIDWQAAMKQAANKEDLARDMLQMLVDFIPEVYEATEKAIEDSDYPVEELIHIIHKMHGSSSYSGVPRLKSVCATIEKELRSGISIEDIEPELFELQDELDKVQATAVHYLKPSSI